Proteins from a single region of Verrucosispora sp. NA02020:
- a CDS encoding sugar ABC transporter ATP-binding protein produces the protein MSDRRPVPLLALRGISKSFLGVRVLDGVGLDVAAGEVHAVVGENGAGKSTLMKIVSGGYAPDEGTVELDGEPRAFGGPRDAQRAGIGIIHQEFNLLPERTVAENVFLGHEPTRRGLVDRRRMRERTRQLLASVGETALPADAPVGRLSVAQQQVVEIAKALALDARLIIMDEPTAALADHEVTLLYALVRRLQEQGIGILYVSHRLAEVFDLSDRITVLKDGRRVTTTDTADTGADDLVRHMVGRELSHYYPPRAAPADVGAVRLTVRRGGNRRLRDIDLDLRAGEVLGVGGLQGSGRSALARALFGAAPFTTGEVGLDGRPVRLRSPRAAMRAGIAYVTEDRKGEGTIGRQSVLDNALLAGRAAFPIRSGRAARTARIRELLAAVEVRAAGDHQEIRFLSGGNQQKVVLARWLALHPRVLLFDEPTRGIDVGAKSAIHDLVRRLAAEGAAVLMISSDLPELLGMSDRIVVMRDGRIVGELPAGSREEDVVGLALGTVRETAA, from the coding sequence ATGTCAGACCGGCGTCCGGTGCCCCTGCTCGCGCTGCGGGGAATCAGCAAGTCCTTCCTCGGCGTCCGCGTCCTCGACGGGGTGGGTCTCGACGTCGCCGCGGGTGAGGTGCACGCCGTCGTCGGCGAGAACGGTGCCGGCAAGTCCACCCTCATGAAGATCGTCTCCGGCGGGTACGCCCCCGACGAGGGCACCGTCGAACTCGACGGCGAGCCGCGCGCCTTCGGCGGCCCCCGCGACGCCCAGCGGGCCGGCATCGGCATCATCCACCAGGAGTTCAACCTGCTGCCGGAACGCACCGTCGCGGAGAACGTGTTCCTGGGCCACGAGCCGACGCGCCGTGGCCTGGTCGACCGCCGCCGGATGCGCGAACGCACCCGGCAACTCCTGGCCTCGGTCGGGGAGACGGCCCTACCGGCCGACGCGCCGGTGGGGCGGCTCAGCGTCGCGCAGCAGCAGGTCGTGGAGATCGCCAAGGCGCTCGCCCTGGACGCCCGGCTGATCATCATGGACGAGCCCACCGCCGCGCTGGCCGACCACGAGGTGACCCTGCTCTACGCCCTGGTGCGCCGGCTCCAGGAACAGGGCATCGGCATCCTCTATGTCTCGCACCGGCTCGCCGAGGTCTTCGACCTCTCCGACCGGATCACCGTCCTCAAGGACGGCCGCCGGGTGACCACCACGGACACCGCCGACACCGGCGCCGACGACCTCGTCCGGCACATGGTCGGCCGCGAGCTGTCGCACTACTACCCGCCGCGCGCCGCCCCGGCCGACGTCGGCGCGGTCCGGCTCACCGTGCGGCGCGGCGGGAACCGCAGACTGCGCGACATCGACCTCGACCTGCGCGCGGGCGAGGTGCTCGGCGTCGGCGGGCTCCAGGGCTCCGGCCGCTCCGCCCTGGCCCGAGCCCTGTTCGGGGCCGCCCCGTTCACCACCGGCGAGGTCGGCCTCGACGGCCGACCGGTCCGGTTGCGCTCCCCGCGTGCGGCGATGCGGGCCGGGATCGCCTACGTCACCGAGGACCGCAAGGGCGAGGGCACGATCGGCCGCCAGTCGGTGCTCGACAACGCGTTGCTGGCCGGCCGCGCCGCCTTCCCGATCCGCTCCGGCCGGGCCGCGCGCACCGCCCGGATCCGGGAACTGCTCGCCGCCGTCGAGGTCCGCGCCGCCGGTGACCACCAGGAGATCCGCTTCCTCTCCGGCGGCAACCAGCAGAAGGTCGTACTGGCACGGTGGCTCGCCCTGCACCCCCGGGTCCTGCTCTTCGACGAACCCACCCGAGGCATCGACGTGGGCGCGAAGTCGGCGATCCACGACCTGGTCCGCCGCCTCGCCGCAGAGGGCGCCGCCGTGCTGATGATCTCGTCCGACCTGCCCGAACTGCTCGGCATGAGCGACCGGATCGTGGTCATGCGCGACGGCCGGATCGTGGGCGAACTGCCCGCCGGCAGCCGCGAGGAGGACGTGGTCGGGCTCGCCCTCGGCACGGTACGGGAGACCGCCGCGTGA
- a CDS encoding ABC transporter permease, whose protein sequence is MTTRALLPARRPVPGVFVALALTLTIGWLVVLLDGGQLVNQSTTVSLLHVAAGLGFVAVGQTLVILGGSLDLSVAYVVSLSTLVAAETMAGRDSAMLPAIGLTLLVCAGIGLLNGLLVTAGRINAFIATLGVGLLLKGYLDNGYAGPAGSTSPTLVQTLGYQRVGPVPVAFLLLLLVAGAAWFALARTRFGHHLLAVGGDEEVARLSGVRTDRVRVTAHVLCSLCAGIAGIYLASRLGSGAPRVGSEGLYDLESIAAVVIGGTALAGGRGGVIGTVGGVLLLATIDAVFNQLAVDAFAKQVVRGVIIIAAVAVYARRSMRKAAG, encoded by the coding sequence GTGACCACCCGCGCGCTGCTGCCCGCCCGACGCCCGGTGCCCGGGGTGTTCGTGGCCCTCGCCCTCACCCTCACCATCGGCTGGCTCGTCGTCCTGCTCGACGGCGGTCAACTCGTCAACCAGTCGACGACGGTGAGCCTGCTGCACGTCGCCGCCGGACTGGGCTTCGTCGCCGTCGGGCAGACCCTGGTCATCCTCGGCGGCTCGCTGGACCTCTCCGTCGCGTACGTGGTCAGCCTGAGCACGCTGGTCGCCGCCGAGACGATGGCCGGTCGGGACAGCGCGATGCTGCCCGCGATCGGCCTGACGCTGCTGGTCTGCGCCGGGATCGGGCTGCTCAACGGCCTGCTCGTCACCGCCGGGCGGATCAACGCGTTCATCGCGACGCTCGGCGTCGGGCTGCTGCTCAAGGGATACCTCGACAACGGGTACGCCGGACCGGCCGGCAGCACCTCACCGACCCTCGTGCAGACCCTCGGCTACCAGCGCGTCGGGCCGGTGCCGGTGGCCTTCCTGCTGCTGCTCCTGGTGGCCGGGGCGGCCTGGTTCGCGCTCGCCCGGACCAGGTTCGGCCACCATCTGCTCGCCGTCGGCGGTGACGAGGAGGTCGCCCGGCTCTCCGGGGTACGCACCGACCGGGTGCGGGTCACCGCGCACGTGCTCTGCTCGCTCTGCGCCGGAATCGCCGGCATCTATCTCGCCAGCCGGCTCGGCTCGGGTGCGCCCCGGGTCGGCTCGGAGGGCCTCTACGACCTGGAGTCGATCGCCGCCGTGGTGATCGGCGGCACCGCGCTGGCCGGCGGCCGGGGCGGCGTGATCGGCACGGTCGGCGGCGTGCTGCTGCTCGCCACCATCGACGCCGTCTTCAACCAGCTCGCCGTCGACGCGTTCGCCAAGCAGGTGGTCCGGGGCGTGATCATCATCGCGGCGGTGGCCGTCTACGCCCGCCGGAGCATGCGGAAGGCGGCCGGGTGA
- a CDS encoding ABC transporter permease: protein MSTQTLRRRLAPAQWTRPGGLAPILAILVVLLVLITVRQPDFLSPPSLLSFLGRSAPIILLAAGQYFVIVCGEFDLSVGALVTAQVVVAARLIDSDPTRTWPVVLVLLAGGALVGLVNGLVTTRLGVPSFVTTLGMFLILVGAVYLWSDGAPKGGLTEEFRQYGRRAFEDVPLLGRVPYALVILVVVATVAVLLTRADFGRILVAVGDNPRTAGLSGVRVWRTRTAAFVLSGLAAAVAAILIGGYSGVSFQAGAGLEFGAITAVVLGGVALGGGRGSVVGAMLGATTLELLFALMNFYGISGALRPAVQGAIILVAVAVAARRSTSR, encoded by the coding sequence GTGAGCACGCAGACCCTCCGGCGTCGGCTCGCGCCGGCGCAGTGGACCCGGCCCGGTGGCCTGGCACCGATCCTCGCGATCCTGGTGGTGCTGCTGGTCCTGATCACCGTCCGCCAGCCCGACTTCCTCAGCCCGCCGTCGCTGTTGTCGTTCCTCGGCCGCTCGGCGCCGATCATCCTGCTCGCCGCCGGTCAGTACTTCGTGATCGTCTGCGGCGAGTTCGACCTCTCCGTCGGCGCCCTGGTCACCGCGCAGGTGGTGGTGGCCGCCCGGCTGATCGACAGCGACCCGACGCGGACCTGGCCGGTGGTGCTGGTGCTGCTCGCCGGCGGCGCACTCGTCGGACTGGTCAACGGCCTGGTCACCACCCGGCTCGGGGTGCCCTCGTTCGTCACCACCCTCGGCATGTTCCTGATCCTCGTCGGCGCGGTCTACCTCTGGTCCGACGGGGCGCCGAAGGGCGGGCTCACCGAGGAGTTCCGGCAGTACGGCCGGCGCGCCTTCGAGGACGTGCCGCTGCTCGGCCGAGTCCCGTACGCGCTGGTGATCCTGGTGGTCGTCGCCACGGTGGCGGTGCTGCTGACCCGCGCCGACTTCGGGCGGATCCTGGTCGCCGTCGGCGACAACCCGCGCACCGCCGGGCTCAGCGGGGTACGCGTGTGGCGTACCCGCACCGCCGCCTTCGTCCTCAGCGGCCTCGCGGCGGCGGTCGCGGCGATCCTGATCGGCGGCTACAGCGGGGTCTCCTTCCAGGCCGGTGCCGGCCTGGAGTTCGGTGCCATCACCGCCGTCGTCCTCGGCGGTGTGGCGCTGGGCGGCGGCCGGGGCTCGGTCGTCGGCGCGATGCTCGGCGCCACCACCCTCGAACTGCTCTTCGCGCTCATGAACTTCTACGGCATCTCGGGCGCGCTCCGACCGGCGGTCCAGGGCGCCATCATCCTGGTCGCCGTGGCGGTCGCGGCCCGACGTTCCACGTCCAGATAA
- a CDS encoding substrate-binding domain-containing protein, translating to MKRSLAALGAVTLLALAGCATDQPVANPSGASSAPAGAGTGEQSSFFEQAAYDAELALLQATPTGPADKPWEQALDPAMVDTASYKKAGPHRICFSNAALNNPWRQVGYKTMQAEVAAQGDRIAEFVHVEAEGKDQKQIADINDLLGRDCDALIVSPNTTATLTPAVEAACRTGLPVIVFDRGVDTDCPVTFINPIGGYGFGHVGAEFVSQRMKPGGKLLALRILPGVDVLETRWAAAKVAFDKAGVDVVGVEFTDGDPAKTKKIVDDYLQRYGTIDGVWMDAGAVAVAAVEAFQDAGKPVPPINGEDQLDFLKVWKEAGLTAIAPTYPTYQWRTPIIAALRILDGEQVSKPWKLPQPTITQENLDSYLDPDMPPLHYAMCGCTDLPGYPQRWK from the coding sequence ATGAAACGCTCTCTCGCCGCGCTCGGCGCGGTGACACTGCTCGCCCTCGCCGGCTGCGCCACCGACCAACCGGTCGCGAACCCGTCCGGTGCCTCGTCCGCGCCCGCCGGGGCCGGCACCGGCGAACAGTCCTCCTTCTTCGAGCAGGCCGCCTACGACGCCGAGCTGGCCCTGTTGCAGGCCACGCCGACCGGCCCGGCGGACAAACCGTGGGAGCAGGCGCTCGACCCGGCGATGGTGGACACCGCCTCCTACAAGAAGGCCGGGCCGCACCGCATCTGCTTCTCCAACGCGGCGCTGAACAACCCCTGGCGTCAGGTCGGCTACAAGACCATGCAGGCCGAGGTGGCCGCACAGGGGGACCGGATCGCCGAGTTCGTGCACGTGGAGGCCGAAGGTAAGGACCAGAAGCAGATCGCCGACATCAACGACCTGCTCGGCCGCGACTGCGACGCCCTGATCGTCTCGCCGAACACCACCGCCACCCTCACCCCGGCGGTGGAGGCCGCCTGCCGCACCGGCCTGCCGGTGATCGTCTTCGACCGTGGTGTCGACACGGACTGCCCGGTGACGTTCATCAACCCCATCGGCGGGTACGGCTTCGGTCACGTGGGCGCCGAGTTCGTCAGCCAGCGGATGAAGCCCGGCGGCAAGCTGCTCGCGCTGCGCATCCTGCCCGGCGTCGACGTGCTGGAGACGCGCTGGGCGGCGGCGAAGGTCGCGTTCGACAAGGCGGGCGTCGACGTCGTCGGCGTCGAGTTCACCGACGGCGACCCGGCCAAGACCAAGAAGATCGTCGACGACTACCTCCAGCGGTACGGCACCATCGACGGCGTCTGGATGGACGCCGGAGCGGTCGCCGTCGCGGCGGTGGAGGCGTTCCAGGACGCCGGCAAGCCGGTGCCGCCGATCAACGGCGAGGACCAGCTCGACTTCCTCAAGGTCTGGAAGGAGGCCGGGCTCACCGCCATCGCGCCGACCTACCCGACCTACCAGTGGCGCACGCCGATCATCGCCGCCCTGCGGATCCTCGACGGTGAGCAGGTCTCCAAGCCGTGGAAGCTGCCGCAGCCGACCATCACGCAGGAGAACCTGGACAGCTACCTCGACCCGGACATGCCGCCGCTGCACTACGCGATGTGCGGCTGCACCGACCTGCCCGGGTACCCCCAGCGCTGGAAGTAG